The Drechmeria coniospora strain ARSEF 6962 chromosome 02, whole genome shotgun sequence genome has a segment encoding these proteins:
- a CDS encoding SacI domain protein: protein MSGIARKIIVCAALDGLIIQPLSSKGQRSFQPVRVKYGESSVSAVPREQVPDTTKAETSFEAFGVIGLITVSRQSYLVTITRRKQVGQILGFPIYSVTDVALTPCTSKADAEEAIGRTASLLRSDAATTSSADAESTDDEAEFLDSVPDELEDVVPSEGDASPDPARSSVVDDVLRLKGSYGRFAQSWFSNRGWAMDQRRTMGISVSATNQDAASATTTKPVQDAHDPIPVSSLLPKLLRTAKVLFGSSRSFYFSYDVDITRNLAQGGLLSTSTAPLHTQSDKDFFWNRHILQPFVEMGQESLALPLMQGFVGQREFVADSHPPKKAEMGNLAASTEVPSPPSSGKARASTEVRQSEKTFLLTLISRRSTQRAGLRYLRRGVNEDGFTANMVETEQILSSPAWDAGLPIRSFLQIRGSIPLFFSQSAYALKPAPLIQHSQDANYSACKLHLERLEKSYGALQIVNLVEKQGIEEPLGTQYQKNIERFNAEANDGHKIPFEWFDFHRECRGMKFENVSHLLLKLQRGLEEMGSTTYENGELSQRQKGVLRTNCMDCLDRTNVCQSSFAKHMLERQLQDVGIDLNAQLDQETAWFNMLWADNGDAVSKQYASTAAMKGDYTRTKKRDYRGALNDLGLSLARFYNGMVNDYFSQAAIDFLLGNVTAKVFEEFESDMMTKDPAVSISNIRERAVKLCQNRVVADPDEEVQGGWVLISPSAADVVKSWPMDEVVLLLTSAALYLCRFDWDLDKVSYFERVHLGNVTHIKVGTYITSTISASHMDETRNVGFVVEYQPGKSNIRRTNTRTLSTLGSIAPNRSSGNRNGANLPVGFTSFFSSKPKSGALRKLAFKAPYADSSSTTSSKPSQQTELQQVEMICTEIGRLASNLQQDEEYAKKIIEKGDIISLQEAKRNTGLLEQLGHSIKKLLNQASLALSPLAFRCTIPKRDDIQPLVPIMVELPFIHTLGKVTMVCFTELSANEFGKP from the exons ATGTCGGGCATCGCACGCAAGATCATCGTATGTGCCGCACTCGATGGCCTCATCATCCAGCCCTTGTCATCAAAGGGGCAGAGATCCTTCCAACCCGTGCGggtcaagtacggagaatcATCCGTGTCTGCGGTCCCCAGGGAGCAGGTGCCCGACACAACAAAGGCGGAGACGTCGTTTGAAGCGTTCGGCGTGATAG GTCTCATCACCGTGTCGAGGCAAAGCTacctcgtcaccatcacACGCAGAAAGCAGGTTGGCCAGATTCTCGGCTTCCCCATCTATTCCGTCACCGATGTTGCCCTCACGCCGTGCACCTCCAAGGCCGATGCGGAGGAGGCCATCGGACGAACGGCGAGCCTGCTGCGGAGCGATGCCgccacgacgtcgagcgcgGACGCCGAAAGCaccgatgacgaggccgaatTTCTGGACAGCGTCCCCGACGAATTGGAGGACGTCGTGCCCTCCGAAGGGGATGCGAGCCCTGACCCAGCACGCTCCAGCGTTGTCGACGATGTTCTTCGCCTCAAAGGAAGCTACGGCAGATTCGCCCAGAGCTGGTTTAGCAACCGCGGATGGGCCATGGACCAGAGACGGACCATGGGAATAAGTGTCTCGGCGACGAACCAGGACgcagcctcggcgacgacgaccaagcCTGTCCAGGACGCCCATGATCCGATTCCCGTCTCCTCGCTGCTTCCCAAACTTCTCCGTACCGCCAAGGTTCTTTTTGGCTCCTCCCGTAGCTTCTACTTCTCGTACGATGTCGACATCACGCGCAATCTCGCCCAGGGCGGCCTGTTGTCCACGTCCACGGCTCCGCTCCACACCCAATCGGACAAGGATTTCTTTTGGAATCGACACATCTTGCAGCCATTCGTGGAAATGGGACAGGAATCGCTGGCCTTGCCCCTGATGCAGGGGTTTGTTGGCCAGCGTGAGTTTGTCGCCGACAGCCACCCGCCGAAGAAGGCTGAGATGGGCAatctcgccgcctcgaccgaAGTCCCTAGCCCTCCGTCGTCGGGAAAAGCGAGGGCGTCCACCGAAGTTCGACAGTCGGAGAAAACGTTTCTCCTCACGCTGATATCCCGCCGATCTACCCAGCGTGCGGGGCTCCGGTATCTTCGCCGCGGCGTCAATGAAGATGGTTTCACCGCGAACATGGTCGAGACGGAACAAATCctttcgtcgccggcgtgggATGCCGGCTTGCCGATACGTTCGTTCTTGCAGATTAGGGGCAGCATCCCCCTCTTCTTCTCACAGTCGGCCTATGCACTCAAGCCTGCACCTCTCATCCAACATTCGCAAGATGCAAATTATAGCGCGTGCAAGTTGCACTTGGAGAGATTGGAGAAAAGCTATGGAGCCTTGCAGATTGTCAATCTCGTCGAAAAACAAGGAATCGAGGAGCCACTTGGAACGCAGTATCAAAAGAACATTGAGCGCTTTAATGCAGAGGCCAACGATGGGCACAAGATTCCTTTCGAATGGTTTGACTTTCACCGAGAGTGTCGCGGTATGAAGTTTGAAAACGTGAGCCATCTGTTGCTCAAGCTCCAGCGTGGGCTCGAGGAGATGGGCAGCACGACGTACGAGAATGGCGAGTTGTCTCAAAGGCAAAAGGGCGTGCTGCGAACAAACTGCATGGACTGCCTGGACCGAACCAATGTTTGCCAAAGCTCGTTCGCAAAGCACATGTTGGAGCGGCAGCTGCAGGACGTCGGAATCGACCTGAACGCTCAACTAGACCAAGAAACGGCTTGGTTCAACATGCTCTGGGCAGACAACGGAGACGCCGTGTCGAAGCAGTACGCGTCCACGGCTGCCATGAAGGGCGACTAcacgaggacgaagaagagggACTACCGAGGAGCACTGAATGACCTGGGGCTATCCCTTGCTCGGTTTTATAATGG CATGGTGAACGACTATTTCAGCCAGGCTGCCATCGACTTTCTGCTGGGTAATGTCACCGCCAAGGTCTTTGAAGAGTTTGAGTCGGACATGATGACAAAGGACCCCGCCGTTTCGATTTCCAACATCAGAGAGCGAGCGGTGAAGCTGTGTCAGAATAGGGTTGTTGCCGACCCTGACGAAGAGGTCCAAGGCGGCTGGGTTCTCATCAGCCCCAgtgcggccgacgtcgtcaagTCTTGGCCCATGGACGAGGTGGTGCTGCTCTTGACCAGCGCTGCGTTGTACCTCTGTCGTTTTGACTGGGACCTAGACAAGGTGTCCTATTTTGAGCGAGTCCACCTCGGCAATGTGACGCACATCAAGGTTGGAACCTACATCACATCGACGATTTCCGCCTCACATATGGATGAGACGCGCAACGTCGGGTTCGTCGTGGAGTATCAACCAGGGAAGAGCAATATCCGGAGGACCAACACAAGAACGCTTTCGACCCTTGGAAGCATCGCCCCCAACCGGAGTTCAGGTAACCGCAACGGTGCAAACCTGCCGGTGGGGTTCACGAGCTTCTTTTCCAGCAAACCCAAGTCTGGTGCGCTGCGCAAACTCGCGTTCAAGGCCCCCTACGCAGACTCATCTAGCACCACATCTAGCAAGCCGTCGCAGCAAACAGAGCTCCAACAGGTGGAGATGATATGCACCGAAATTGGCCGCCTCGCGTCCAACCTGCAACAAGACGAGGAGTACGCCAAGAAGATTATCGAAAAGGGGGACATCATATCGCTTCAGGAGGCAAAGCGGAATACGGGTTTGCTTGAGCAGCTGGGACACTCTATCAAGAAGCTG TTGAACCAGGCCTCACTCGCACTCTCTCCCCTGGCATTTCGCTGCACAATCCCCAAACGAGACGACATCCAGCCTTTGGTGCCAATTATGGTCGAACTTCCATTCATTCACACTTTAGGCAAGGTAACGATGGTATGTTTCACTGAACTCTCCGCCAACGAGTTTGGTAAGCCTTGA
- a CDS encoding transketolase, which translates to MGYGELDQKSINTIRLLAVDATFHSNSGHPGAPMGMAPVAHVLFNKFMSFNPKNPKWLNRDRFVLSNGHGCMLQYALLHLFGYDLSMDDIKAFRTVDSKTPGHPEAHDTPGIEVTTGPLGQGVCNAVGLAMAQAHTAATFNRPGFDVVDNYTYCFLGDGCLMEGVSGEASSLAGHLQLGNLICIYDDNHISIDGDTNCAFTEDVVKRYEAYGWHVVVVDDGDNDLAAMEAAIQKCKEVKDKPSMVKLKTTIGFGSLQQGTHGVHGSPLKADDVKQVKKKWGFNPDESFHVPKEIYELYAKHAAEGAAAEARWDQMLAKYAQQFPAEHAELQRRVKGDLPKDWEKSLPVYTPQDAAVATRKLSETVLSKIESAVPELFGGSADLTGSNLTRWKTAVDFQPKATGLGDYAGRYVRYGVREHGMGAIMNGLAAYGTILPYGGTFLNFVSYAAGAVRLSALSGVRVIWVATHDSIGLGEDGPTHQPIETLAHFRALPNCMVWRPADGNETSAAYYVALTSKHTPSILAFSRQNLPHLEGSTIEKAAKGGYVALEAEGAHITLVSTGSEVGICIDAAKHLQEKHGVKARVVSMPCFEAFDSQSKEYRLSVLPDGVPSLSVEVMSTMGWERYTHEQFGINRFGASGAYKDVYKKFEFTPEGISKRAVATIDFWKDVPNIRSPVNRAFQQHI; encoded by the exons ATGGGCTACGGCGAGCTTGATCAAAAGTCCATCAACACCATCCGCCTTCTCGCG GTTGATGCGACCTTTCACAGCAACTCAGGACACCCCGGTGCTCCCAT GGGCATGGCACCCGTCGCCCACGTCCTCTTCAACAAGTTCATGAGCTTCAACCCTAAGAACCCCAAATGGCTGAATCGGGACCGCTTCGTCCTCTC AAACGGCCACGGCTGCATGCTCCAGTACGCCCTCCTTCACCTCTTCGGTTACGACCTCAGCATGGACGATATCAAGGCCTTCCGA ACGGTGGATAGCAAGACGCCCGGCCACCCCGAGGCGCACGACACGCCCGGCATCGAGGTCACCACCGGCCCCCTCGGTCAGGGCGTCTGCAACGCCGTCGGTCTCGCCATGGCCCAGGCCCACACGGCGGCCACGTTCAACAGGCCCggcttcgacgtcgtcgacaactacacctactgcttcctcggcgacggctgccTCATGGAGGGCGTCTCCGGCGAGgcctcgtccctcgccgGCCACCTGCAGCTCGGCAACCTCATCTGCATCTACGACGACAACCACAtctccatcgacggcgacaccAACTGCGCCTTCACCGAGGACGTGGTCAAGCGCTACGAGGCCTACGGCtggcacgtcgtcgtcgtcgacgacggcgacaacgacctcgccgccatggaggCGGCCATCCAGAAGTGCAAGGAGGTCAAGGACAAGCCGTCCATGGTCAAGCTCAAGACGACCATCGGCTTCGGCTCCCTCCAGCAGGGCACCCACGGCGTCCACGGCTCGCCgctcaaggccgacgacgtcaagcAGGTCAAGAAGAAGTGGGGCTTCAACCCCGACGAATCCTTCCACGTCCCCAAGGAGATCTACGAGCTCTACGCCAAGCACGCCGCCgaaggcgccgccgccgaggcgcgCTGGGACCAGATGCTCGCCAAGTACGCCCAGCAGTTCCCCGCCGAGCACGCCGAGCTGCAGCGACGCGTCAAGGGCGACCTGCCCAAGGACTGGGAGAAGAGCCTGCCGGTCTACACGCCGCAGGAcgcggccgtggccacgCGCAAGCTGTCGGAGACGGTGCTGAGCAAGATCGAGTCGGCCGTGCCCGAGCTCTTCGGCGGCTCGGCCGACCTCACGGGATCCAACCTGACGCGCTGgaagacggccgtcgacttccAGCCCAAGGCCACGGGCCTCGGCGACTACGCCGGCCGCTACGTCCGCTACGGTGTCCGCGAGCACGGCATGGGCGCCATCATgaacggcctcgccgcctacGGCACCATCCTGCCCTACGGCGGCACCTTTCTTAACTTTGTCTCGTacgcggccggcgccgttcGCCTCTCGGCCCTCTCGGGCGTCCGCGTCATCTGGGTGGCGACGCACGActccatcggcctcggcgaggatggcccGACGCACCAGCCCATCGAGACGCTCGCCCACTTCCGCGCGCTGCCCAACTGCATGGTCtggcggccggccgacggcaacgagaCGAGCGCGGCCTACTACGTGGCCCTGACGTCGAAGCACACGCCGAGCATCCTCGCCTTCTCCCGCCAGAACCTCCCCCACCTCGAGGGCTCGACCATcgagaaggcggccaagggcggctacgtcgccctcgaggccgagggcgcccaCATCACGCTCGTCTCGACGGGCTCCGAGGTGGGCATCTGCATCGACGCGGCCAAACACCTGCAGGAGAAGCACGGCGTCAAGGCGCGCGTCGTGTCGATGCCCTGCTTCGAGGCCTTTGACTCGCAGTCGAAGGAGTACAGGCTCTCGGTCCTGCCCGACGGCGTGCCCTCGCTCTCGGTCGAGGTGATGAGCACCATGGGCTGGGAGCGCTACACGCACGAGCAGTTTGGCATCAACCGCTTCGGCGCCTCGGGTGCCTACAAGGACGTCTACAAGAAGTTTGAGTTTACGCCCGAGGGCATCTCGAagcgcgccgtcgccaccatcgACTTCTGGAAGGACGTGCCCAACATCCGCTCGCCCGTGAACCGTGCTTTCCAGCAGCACATCTGA